In candidate division KSB1 bacterium, one DNA window encodes the following:
- the gatB gene encoding Asp-tRNA(Asn)/Glu-tRNA(Gln) amidotransferase subunit GatB, producing the protein MIYEPVIGLEIHIQLKTASKIFCGCSTRFGSLPNTQVCPVCLGLPGSLPVLNRRAVEYAARLALALNCRINPYSVFARKNFFYPDMPKGYQISQYELPFCQNGYFDIYVAGTTRRIGIARIHLEEDAGKSLHAESFVDRNETLIDLNRSGMPLCEVVTEPDFCSPQEAVEFLVRLRELVVFLGICDGNMEEGSLRCDANVSIRPKGEAVFGVKTELKNMNSFRAVEKALEYEIHRQELVLDSGGQIEQQTLLWDAGRNVASVMRTKEESHDYRYFPDPDLVPLTFSVEQIEEIRRCMPELPDEKRKRFVAHYRLSEYDAMVLTESPELADYFEAAAKSVGDKKAAANWVTGMVMRAIKDTGNPPDRLPFTPAHLAELLRLLEERQISSTAAKQIFEVCVATGKMPVVVMNELGLRQVEDTNFIDQAIAQVLSDFPAEVDSYIRGNEKVFAYLMGQVMRVTAGKAAPQVVAQTLRTRLQEIKSGTA; encoded by the coding sequence TGCCCAACACGCAGGTCTGTCCGGTCTGCCTGGGGCTGCCCGGATCTTTGCCGGTGCTCAATCGCCGAGCAGTTGAATACGCCGCCCGTCTGGCGTTGGCGCTGAACTGCCGGATCAATCCCTATTCCGTCTTTGCGCGCAAAAACTTTTTCTATCCCGACATGCCGAAGGGGTATCAGATTTCGCAATACGAGCTGCCTTTTTGCCAAAACGGCTATTTTGACATTTACGTGGCCGGCACGACTCGGCGCATCGGCATTGCGCGCATCCATTTGGAAGAAGATGCGGGCAAATCGCTGCACGCCGAATCATTTGTCGATCGAAACGAAACGCTGATAGACCTCAACCGCAGCGGCATGCCGTTGTGCGAAGTGGTCACCGAGCCGGACTTTTGTTCTCCTCAGGAAGCCGTTGAATTCCTGGTACGCCTGCGCGAATTGGTCGTCTTTCTCGGGATCTGCGACGGAAACATGGAAGAGGGCAGCCTGCGCTGCGACGCAAACGTATCCATCAGGCCGAAAGGAGAGGCGGTCTTTGGCGTCAAAACCGAGCTAAAGAATATGAATTCCTTTCGCGCCGTGGAAAAGGCACTTGAATACGAGATCCATCGCCAGGAGCTGGTATTGGACAGCGGCGGTCAGATCGAACAGCAGACTCTGCTTTGGGATGCCGGCCGCAACGTCGCTTCGGTTATGCGGACCAAAGAAGAGTCGCACGACTACCGCTATTTCCCCGATCCCGATCTGGTGCCGCTTACCTTTTCGGTCGAGCAGATCGAAGAGATCCGTCGCTGCATGCCGGAACTGCCGGATGAAAAGCGCAAACGCTTCGTCGCCCACTACCGCCTTTCGGAATATGATGCCATGGTGCTCACCGAATCGCCCGAGCTGGCCGATTACTTTGAAGCAGCAGCCAAAAGCGTCGGCGACAAAAAAGCTGCGGCCAACTGGGTGACGGGCATGGTCATGAGGGCGATCAAGGACACCGGCAATCCGCCGGATCGATTGCCGTTTACGCCTGCACATCTGGCCGAGCTGCTGCGCCTGCTTGAAGAACGACAGATCAGCTCAACGGCGGCCAAGCAGATTTTTGAAGTGTGCGTTGCGACGGGCAAAATGCCCGTTGTTGTCATGAACGAGCTCGGCCTACGGCAAGTCGAAGATACGAATTTCATCGACCAAGCGATAGCTCAGGTTCTTTCAGATTTCCCTGCCGAGGTCGATTCTTACATTCGAGGTAACGAAAAAGTCTTTGCTTACCTTATGGGACAAGTCATGCGCGTTACGGCCGGAAAGGCGGCTCCTCAGGTTGTTGCTCAGACGCTGCGAACACGACTGCAGGAGATCAAATCGGGAACTGCCTAA
- the efp gene encoding elongation factor P: MVTTADFKTGLIIKVEDELYSIVEFQHVKMARGSAFTRTKIKSLQSGRVLERTFRGSDKFEAPNVERRQMQFLYRDGNLLICMDNVTFEQITIAETMMTPSTEFLKEGQQVTLLLNGETPIAAEMPNFVELEVIETEPGFKGDTVSGAVKPAVVETGGRVMVPLFVEVGDVIKIDTRSSTYLERVNR, from the coding sequence ATGGTTACGACTGCTGACTTTAAGACCGGTCTGATTATTAAAGTCGAAGACGAACTTTATTCCATCGTCGAGTTTCAACACGTTAAAATGGCGCGCGGCAGCGCTTTTACACGAACAAAGATCAAATCCCTGCAAAGCGGCCGCGTTCTCGAGCGCACCTTTCGCGGCAGTGATAAATTCGAAGCCCCGAACGTCGAGCGACGGCAAATGCAGTTTCTCTATCGCGACGGCAATCTGCTCATCTGCATGGACAACGTGACCTTTGAACAAATCACCATTGCAGAAACGATGATGACACCCTCCACGGAATTTCTAAAGGAAGGGCAGCAGGTGACGCTTTTGCTGAACGGCGAAACGCCGATCGCTGCGGAAATGCCCAATTTTGTCGAGTTGGAGGTTATTGAGACCGAGCCCGGCTTTAAAGGCGATACGGTTTCGGGCGCCGTCAAGCCGGCTGTGGTGGAGACTGGCGGTCGCGTGATGGTGCCGCTTTTCGTCGAGGTCGGAGATGTGATCAAGATCGACACCCGTTCATCTACTTACTTGGAACGAGTGAACCGATAG
- the accB gene encoding acetyl-CoA carboxylase biotin carboxyl carrier protein, with product MKVKQLYELVKLIEQSSIDEIEVREWFGQRIRIRKNIGSAVSVAPAAVPAAPVMPTPPAEAPAQKGPEPHAAKQEDESRYFQVRAPMVGTFYRAPAPDAEPFVKEGDIVAKGQTLCIIEAMKLMNEIESEVAGRIVKILAANAQPIEYNQVLFLIDPS from the coding sequence ATGAAAGTCAAGCAGCTTTATGAGCTCGTCAAGCTGATCGAACAGAGCTCCATCGATGAGATCGAGGTTCGGGAGTGGTTCGGACAACGCATCCGCATCCGCAAGAATATCGGCTCAGCGGTTTCCGTTGCGCCTGCCGCTGTGCCCGCGGCGCCCGTCATGCCGACGCCTCCCGCTGAAGCGCCTGCTCAGAAAGGCCCCGAACCGCATGCGGCCAAACAGGAAGATGAATCCCGTTACTTCCAAGTCCGTGCCCCGATGGTCGGCACATTTTACCGCGCTCCGGCGCCGGATGCCGAACCGTTTGTTAAAGAAGGTGACATCGTGGCGAAAGGCCAGACGCTCTGCATCATCGAGGCCATGAAGCTGATGAACGAAATCGAATCCGAAGTAGCCGGAAGAATCGTCAAGATATTGGCGGCGAACGCGCAGCCGATTGAATATAATCAGGTGCTTTTCCTCATCGATCCTTCGTAA
- the accC gene encoding acetyl-CoA carboxylase biotin carboxylase subunit gives MFNKILIANRGEIALRVIRACKELGIATVAVYSEADRDSLHVRFADEAVCIGPGPSAKSYLFIPSLISAAEITNADAVHPGYGFLSENAHFAEICESCGLRFIGPSPTVIAQMGDKAFAKAAMKKAGVPTIPGSDGVVSSLKEAEKVAKEIGFPIIIKAVAGGGGRGMRVVRSISELENAYNSARSEAEAAFGNPGIYIEKFFEQPRHIEVQLLGDLHGNVVSLGERECSIQRKHQKLIEESPSPAVDQETREKLNAAAVRGAMQVGYNSAGTIEFLMDENKNFYFMEMNTRIQVEHPVTEEVFDIDLVKEQIAVAAGKHIPEKLKGYRMRGHAIECRINAEDPRAGFRPSPGVITTLHTPGGVGVRVDTHAYAQYAIPPYYDSLIAKLITHGRDRDEAIERMVRALEEFVIEGIATTIPLHKAIINTPEFRSGNFNTKFLETVDLKY, from the coding sequence GTGTTCAACAAGATTCTTATCGCTAATCGGGGAGAGATAGCCCTGCGCGTCATTCGCGCCTGCAAGGAGTTGGGCATTGCCACCGTCGCCGTTTACAGCGAAGCGGATCGCGACAGTCTTCACGTCCGTTTTGCCGACGAGGCAGTCTGCATCGGGCCGGGTCCCAGCGCCAAAAGCTATCTGTTTATCCCCAGTCTCATCAGCGCCGCAGAAATAACTAATGCCGATGCGGTTCATCCGGGGTACGGATTTTTATCGGAAAATGCCCATTTTGCCGAAATCTGCGAATCCTGCGGTCTGCGTTTTATCGGCCCCTCGCCGACAGTAATCGCTCAGATGGGGGATAAAGCCTTTGCCAAAGCCGCCATGAAAAAGGCGGGTGTGCCGACCATTCCAGGTTCCGACGGCGTCGTCTCCTCCCTCAAAGAAGCCGAAAAGGTAGCCAAAGAGATCGGTTTCCCGATCATCATCAAGGCGGTGGCGGGCGGCGGCGGTCGCGGCATGCGGGTCGTTAGAAGCATAAGCGAACTCGAAAACGCATACAACTCGGCCCGCAGCGAAGCCGAAGCTGCTTTCGGCAATCCTGGAATTTACATCGAAAAGTTTTTCGAACAACCTCGCCATATCGAGGTTCAGCTTTTGGGCGATCTGCACGGCAATGTCGTTTCTCTGGGCGAAAGAGAGTGTTCGATCCAGCGCAAGCACCAAAAGTTGATCGAAGAGTCACCCTCCCCGGCAGTCGATCAGGAGACACGCGAAAAGCTGAACGCCGCAGCGGTGCGGGGAGCGATGCAGGTCGGATATAACAGCGCCGGCACCATCGAGTTTCTCATGGATGAAAACAAGAATTTTTATTTTATGGAAATGAACACCCGCATTCAGGTGGAACATCCGGTTACCGAGGAGGTGTTTGACATAGACTTGGTGAAGGAGCAGATCGCCGTTGCTGCAGGAAAGCATATCCCTGAAAAGCTAAAGGGCTACCGAATGCGCGGCCATGCCATCGAATGCCGAATCAATGCCGAGGATCCGCGCGCCGGTTTTAGGCCTTCTCCGGGCGTCATCACCACGCTGCACACGCCGGGCGGCGTCGGCGTTCGGGTGGACACCCATGCTTACGCTCAATACGCTATTCCGCCGTATTACGATTCATTGATTGCCAAGCTGATCACTCACGGCCGCGATCGCGATGAGGCCATTGAACGTATGGTGCGGGCGCTCGAAGAGTTTGTTATCGAAGGCATCGCCACGACGATCCCGTTGCATAAAGCGATCATCAATACGCCGGAATTCCGCTCCGGAAATTTCAATACCAAGTTCTTGGAAACTGTCGATTTGAAATATTAA
- the gcvH gene encoding glycine cleavage system protein GcvH — protein sequence MQIPAKLKYTEEHEWVEVEGDIAVIGITDYAQSELGDLVHIELPQVGDTVTQMESFGTVEAVKAASDLYAPVSGTVVEVNTDLQDRPDLVNKDPYGAGWIIKVKMSDPSELDRLLDAEKYKSMIS from the coding sequence ATGCAGATACCGGCAAAATTAAAGTACACCGAAGAGCATGAATGGGTGGAAGTCGAGGGCGACATTGCCGTCATCGGCATCACCGATTACGCTCAGAGCGAACTGGGTGACCTGGTGCACATCGAACTGCCCCAGGTAGGCGACACGGTGACGCAAATGGAATCGTTCGGTACGGTCGAAGCGGTAAAAGCAGCGAGTGATCTGTATGCACCGGTCAGCGGCACAGTCGTGGAGGTGAACACCGATCTGCAGGATCGGCCCGATCTTGTCAATAAAGACCCTTACGGCGCCGGCTGGATCATCAAGGTCAAGATGTCGGATCCGTCCGAATTGGACCGTCTCTTGGACGCGGAAAAGTACAAATCGATGATTTCTTGA